A genomic window from Vagococcus sp. CY52-2 includes:
- the sdaAB gene encoding L-serine ammonia-lyase, iron-sulfur-dependent subunit beta, protein MGQYNSVFDIIGPVMIGPSSSHTAGAARIGKVIRRILGEQPLSVDIYLYESFAKTYRGHGTDIALVGGLLGMDPDDDRLAKSLEIAHEKGMEVAFIPKIEKADHPNQVKMILKTKDRSMTCTGISIGGGSIQISELNGFKINLDFSTPTYITFHQDKPGVVANVTRLLSEKNINISTMTLTREAKGEKAMMIIEVDNRVDGLLDSLRQIEHIDAVDFFN, encoded by the coding sequence ATGGGGCAATATAATAGCGTTTTCGACATCATTGGACCAGTCATGATAGGACCTAGCAGTTCACATACTGCTGGTGCTGCAAGAATTGGAAAAGTCATCCGACGTATTTTAGGTGAACAGCCACTTTCTGTTGATATCTATTTATATGAGTCTTTTGCAAAAACTTATCGTGGTCATGGAACTGATATCGCGTTAGTTGGTGGGTTACTTGGGATGGATCCAGATGATGACCGTTTAGCCAAATCCTTGGAAATCGCTCATGAAAAAGGAATGGAAGTAGCTTTTATACCTAAAATTGAAAAAGCTGACCATCCTAATCAAGTTAAAATGATATTAAAAACAAAAGATCGTAGCATGACATGTACTGGTATCTCTATTGGTGGTGGATCCATTCAAATTTCTGAACTTAATGGTTTTAAAATTAATTTAGATTTTTCAACACCAACCTACATTACTTTCCATCAGGATAAACCAGGAGTTGTTGCTAACGTAACGCGACTGTTATCTGAAAAAAATATTAACATCAGCACCATGACATTAACAAGAGAAGCCAAAGGAGAAAAAGCTATGATGATTATCGAGGTAGATAATCGTGTGGATGGCTTACTCGATTCTCTGAGACAAATTGAACATATTGATGCGGTTGATTTTTTCAACTAG
- the sdaAA gene encoding L-serine ammonia-lyase, iron-sulfur-dependent, subunit alpha, which yields MFETIEELITLANEHGSIAEAMIQTEIDVSQRPRDVIIAHMEKNLSIMLASIEKGVKGVTSVTGLTGGDAPRMNDYVNQGNFLSGETILRAVQNAIAVNEVNAEMGLICATPTAGSAGVAAGVLSALTDKRDLTKEQQINFLFAAGAIGLVIANNASISGAAGGCQAEIGSASAMASGALVETCGGTPEQASHAVAITLINMLGLICDPVAGLVEIPCIKRNALGASQAFISADMALAGVKSVIPVDEVIEAMHQVGMQMPSAFKETAEGGLAATKTGKKIMHQLYNNQPK from the coding sequence ATGTTTGAAACAATTGAAGAATTAATTACTTTAGCAAATGAACATGGTTCAATTGCCGAAGCTATGATCCAAACAGAAATAGATGTTTCACAGCGACCACGTGATGTGATTATCGCTCATATGGAAAAAAATCTTTCTATTATGTTAGCCTCAATTGAAAAAGGGGTAAAAGGTGTTACTTCTGTAACCGGTTTAACTGGTGGAGATGCTCCTAGGATGAATGACTATGTCAATCAAGGAAACTTTTTAAGTGGTGAAACTATTTTACGTGCTGTACAAAATGCCATAGCAGTTAATGAAGTTAACGCTGAAATGGGGTTAATTTGTGCCACACCTACTGCTGGTAGCGCTGGAGTTGCTGCTGGAGTATTATCTGCTTTAACAGATAAACGTGATTTAACAAAAGAACAACAAATCAACTTTTTATTTGCAGCTGGTGCTATCGGTTTAGTCATTGCAAATAATGCTTCAATTAGTGGTGCTGCTGGTGGGTGCCAAGCAGAGATTGGATCAGCTAGTGCTATGGCAAGTGGTGCTTTAGTCGAAACGTGTGGTGGAACACCTGAACAAGCATCTCATGCTGTTGCAATAACCCTTATCAATATGCTAGGTCTTATCTGTGACCCAGTTGCTGGGTTAGTTGAGATACCTTGTATTAAAAGAAATGCCTTAGGTGCTTCCCAAGCATTTATTTCTGCTGATATGGCTTTAGCAGGAGTTAAAAGTGTTATTCCTGTAGATGAAGTAATCGAAGCGATGCATCAAGTCGGAATGCAAATGCCCTCTGCTTTTAAAGAAACTGCTGAAGGTGGATTAGCAGCAACTAAAACAGGTAAAAAAATTATGCATCAACTTTACAATAATCAACCTAAATAA
- the uvrC gene encoding excinuclease ABC subunit UvrC, whose amino-acid sequence MNERIKNKLALLPDQPGCYLMKDKHNTIIYVGKAKILKNRVRSYFTGTHDEKTQRLVSEIVDFETIITESNTEALLLEINLIQKNMPKYNIMLKDDKSYPFIKITNEKAPRLLITRKVLKDNAIYFGPYPDVKAANETKRLLDKIYPLRKCKNLPNEVCLYYHMGQCLGPCVNPVVEAKYKEMVEEIKKFLNGGYTEIQKEIEGKMIKASENMEFEKAAEYRDQIQSIQSVMTKQKMTNADFVDRDVFGYYADKGWMVVQVFFVRQGKLIERNVFDFPFYNEPEEDILTFIGQFYQENHHFIPKEILLPKELDKSLVEAMIPTKILQPQRGEKKDLVNLANKNAKIYLEEQFNLIERKEDRTIGAVEKLGQAMNIPIPNRIEAFDNSNIMGVDPVSAMVVYIDGKPSKKDYRKFKIKTVEGPDDYASMKEVIYRRYSRVIKDNLPMPDLILIDGGKGQVHAAQDVLDNQLGLDIPIAGLAKNDQHKTSELLFGPDLEVIPLKRNSSEFFLLQRIQDEVHRFAITFHRSTHSKTSFASKLDGIDGLGPKRKKQLLTKFKSMKKIEEASVQDLIKSGLPQRVATNVYQHFKSIKK is encoded by the coding sequence GTGAACGAAAGAATAAAAAATAAATTAGCTTTGTTACCGGATCAACCAGGCTGTTATTTGATGAAAGATAAACATAATACCATTATATATGTTGGTAAGGCGAAAATTTTAAAAAATCGTGTGCGGTCTTATTTTACAGGGACGCATGATGAGAAGACACAACGACTAGTTAGCGAGATTGTAGATTTTGAAACGATTATTACAGAGTCGAACACGGAAGCTCTATTGTTAGAAATTAATTTAATTCAAAAAAATATGCCGAAATATAACATCATGTTAAAAGATGATAAGAGCTATCCCTTTATTAAAATTACCAATGAAAAAGCACCAAGACTGCTTATTACTAGAAAAGTATTGAAAGATAACGCCATTTACTTTGGCCCGTATCCTGATGTTAAAGCAGCCAATGAAACCAAGCGACTACTAGATAAAATCTATCCACTTAGAAAATGTAAAAATCTACCAAATGAAGTATGTTTATATTATCATATGGGACAATGTTTAGGACCATGTGTGAACCCAGTGGTAGAAGCGAAGTACAAAGAGATGGTAGAAGAAATTAAAAAGTTTTTAAATGGTGGTTATACCGAGATTCAAAAAGAAATTGAAGGAAAAATGATAAAAGCCTCTGAAAATATGGAGTTTGAAAAAGCAGCAGAATATCGTGATCAAATTCAGTCTATTCAAAGTGTGATGACCAAACAAAAAATGACGAATGCAGATTTTGTTGATCGCGATGTATTTGGTTATTATGCTGACAAAGGGTGGATGGTTGTTCAAGTTTTTTTTGTTAGACAAGGAAAACTAATTGAACGAAATGTATTTGATTTTCCATTTTATAATGAGCCAGAAGAAGATATATTGACTTTTATTGGGCAATTTTATCAAGAGAATCACCATTTTATTCCCAAAGAAATACTATTACCAAAAGAACTGGATAAAAGCCTTGTCGAAGCGATGATTCCAACTAAAATTTTACAACCTCAACGCGGTGAGAAAAAAGATTTAGTGAATTTAGCCAATAAAAATGCCAAAATTTATTTGGAAGAACAGTTTAATTTGATTGAGCGAAAAGAAGATAGAACGATTGGGGCGGTAGAAAAGCTAGGACAAGCAATGAATATTCCAATACCTAATAGAATAGAAGCATTTGATAACTCGAATATCATGGGAGTAGATCCTGTTTCTGCGATGGTGGTTTATATTGACGGAAAACCATCAAAAAAAGACTATCGTAAATTTAAAATTAAAACAGTTGAAGGTCCAGATGATTATGCCTCAATGAAAGAAGTGATTTATCGAAGGTATTCGCGAGTAATAAAGGACAATTTACCAATGCCAGATTTAATCTTAATTGATGGTGGGAAAGGACAGGTACATGCAGCTCAGGATGTGTTAGACAATCAATTAGGTTTAGATATACCAATTGCAGGATTAGCAAAAAATGATCAACATAAAACAAGTGAGTTATTATTTGGTCCAGATTTGGAAGTTATTCCGTTAAAACGTAATTCATCTGAATTCTTTTTGCTTCAGCGCATACAAGATGAGGTCCATCGATTCGCTATTACGTTTCATCGCTCAACACATAGTAAAACAAGTTTTGCCTCTAAATTAGATGGTATAGATGGTCTTGGACCAAAGCGTAAAAAACAATTATTGACAAAATTTAAATCGATGAAAAAAATTGAGGAAGCAAGTGTTCAAGATTTGATTAAGTCAGGCTTACCTCAACGGGTCGCAACTAATGTATACCAACATTTTAAATCAATAAAAAAATAG
- a CDS encoding CvpA family protein yields the protein MVITIISILVLLTGFYAGYRRGFTLQLVYFVGYLLSFFMAKSMYQSVGKKIELLIPYPAPTKTTKLAVFDNQLIFDLDKAFYAAFGFLIVLVVGYLVTKFVGMLCYRLTFIPLLHKSNQLVGGLINLALTYIGLVIVLTIISMIPLGFIQNAFASSGVARAMIEHTPILSSSLYQWWIKQIIL from the coding sequence ATGGTTATAACAATAATTAGTATTTTAGTATTATTGACAGGATTTTATGCAGGCTATCGACGAGGTTTTACTTTACAGTTGGTTTATTTTGTGGGCTATTTGTTAAGTTTTTTTATGGCAAAAAGCATGTATCAATCTGTAGGAAAAAAAATTGAACTATTAATCCCTTATCCTGCGCCAACAAAGACAACGAAACTAGCTGTTTTTGATAATCAGCTGATATTTGATTTAGATAAAGCTTTTTATGCAGCATTTGGCTTTTTAATTGTTTTAGTCGTAGGCTATTTGGTAACAAAATTTGTCGGTATGTTGTGTTATAGATTAACTTTTATTCCATTGCTTCATAAAAGTAACCAGTTAGTTGGAGGATTAATTAATCTTGCTTTAACCTATATTGGATTAGTCATCGTGTTAACGATAATAAGCATGATACCACTAGGTTTTATTCAAAATGCTTTTGCTAGTTCAGGTGTTGCTAGAGCGATGATTGAACATACCCCAATACTGTCATCTAGTTTGTATCAGTGGTGGATTAAACAAATTATTTTATAA
- a CDS encoding endonuclease MutS2, translating into MKKTIEDILEFDKVKQLLSQHIVTKSGLEHVSELKASHSYDEIEEALMETEDGMTVLRLRGGIPMPILENIKPHMKRIEIGAMLNGVELAQVGRVLRTVLEIQSFFDDLNDAEVALHRLYDWSEKMIALPDLSKIIRLSIDEDGHVTDDASPELKQIRQSIRRSEQAVREQLDGILRGKNSNYLSDTIVTMRNDRYVIPVKSEYRSHFGGVVHDQSASGQTVFVEPRQVVELNNRLRQHQIAERKEIERILAELSNELEPYRQDILQNAYVLGKLDFINSKALFGKQLKAVVPRLSEDKDVNLKQARHPLIDEDVVVPNDIVIGKEYQAVVITGPNTGGKTITLKTLGLLQLMGQSGLPIPVGEESSIGIFSNIYADIGDEQSIEQNLSTFSSHMTNIVSILDNLDSDSLVLFDELGAGTDPQEGAALAISILDKVGEIGAYVMATTHYPELKVYGYNRPNTINASMEFDVDTLSPTYHLLIGIPGRSNAFEISKRLGLSPDIIEQSKQLIDGESQDLNDMISDLENQRKMTETEYLEMRHYADEAENLYHDLKEAYERFFTEREKEMNKAKKEANEVISKAQEESEKMIKEIRQMQLRTGNNQSVKEHELIEVKSGLENLKHDETHLKKNKVLKKAKEKKTFKVGDDVLVEAFGQRGTLIEKVGNKEWQVQLGILKMTVSEDGMTRIAPEKESRMRVSTVKSDGGGSRQSVSTQLDLRGKRYEDALAEVDQYIDAALLAGYPQVTIVHGRGTGALKQGVQEYLKNNRRVKKYNFAPSNQGGDGATIVTF; encoded by the coding sequence ATGAAAAAGACAATAGAAGACATTTTAGAATTTGATAAAGTGAAACAATTATTATCACAACATATTGTGACAAAATCAGGATTAGAGCATGTGAGTGAGTTAAAGGCTTCTCATTCATATGATGAGATAGAAGAAGCATTAATGGAAACGGAAGATGGGATGACAGTTCTACGTTTGCGTGGTGGGATTCCTATGCCGATTTTAGAAAATATTAAACCACATATGAAACGAATTGAAATAGGTGCCATGCTTAATGGGGTTGAGTTAGCTCAAGTTGGACGTGTGCTAAGAACAGTATTAGAGATTCAATCCTTTTTTGATGATTTAAACGATGCTGAGGTTGCTTTACATCGATTATATGATTGGTCAGAAAAAATGATTGCGTTACCTGATTTATCAAAAATCATTCGATTATCAATTGATGAAGATGGTCATGTAACAGATGACGCGTCACCTGAATTAAAACAAATTAGACAAAGTATTAGACGGTCAGAGCAAGCAGTTAGAGAACAGCTTGATGGCATACTTCGTGGAAAAAATTCAAATTACTTGAGTGATACGATCGTGACAATGAGAAATGATCGCTATGTTATCCCAGTAAAAAGTGAGTATCGCAGTCATTTTGGTGGTGTTGTTCATGATCAAAGTGCATCTGGTCAAACAGTTTTTGTTGAGCCAAGGCAAGTAGTTGAATTAAATAATCGTTTAAGACAACACCAAATTGCTGAAAGAAAAGAAATCGAGCGTATTTTAGCTGAGCTTTCTAATGAATTAGAACCTTACAGACAAGATATTTTACAAAATGCCTATGTTTTAGGTAAACTAGATTTCATTAATAGTAAAGCATTATTTGGTAAACAATTGAAAGCTGTTGTGCCAAGATTGAGCGAGGACAAGGATGTTAACCTTAAACAAGCTAGACATCCACTAATTGATGAAGATGTTGTGGTACCAAATGATATTGTAATTGGTAAAGAGTATCAAGCTGTGGTCATCACTGGACCGAATACAGGTGGTAAGACGATTACGCTTAAAACATTAGGATTACTTCAATTAATGGGGCAATCAGGGTTACCAATTCCTGTTGGAGAAGAAAGTAGTATTGGAATCTTTTCAAATATTTATGCAGATATTGGGGACGAGCAATCAATTGAACAGAATTTATCAACGTTCTCTTCACATATGACAAATATTGTGTCAATTTTAGATAATCTTGATTCAGATAGTTTGGTATTATTTGATGAGTTAGGAGCGGGGACAGATCCACAAGAAGGAGCAGCATTGGCTATTTCTATTCTAGATAAAGTGGGAGAAATCGGCGCCTATGTTATGGCAACGACTCACTACCCTGAGTTAAAAGTTTATGGCTATAATCGTCCAAATACAATTAATGCTAGTATGGAATTTGATGTTGATACACTTAGTCCAACATATCATTTGTTAATTGGAATTCCTGGTCGAAGTAACGCGTTTGAAATATCAAAACGTTTAGGGTTATCACCTGATATCATTGAGCAATCTAAACAACTTATTGACGGAGAAAGCCAAGATTTAAATGATATGATTTCTGATTTAGAAAATCAACGGAAAATGACGGAAACCGAATATTTGGAAATGCGTCACTATGCTGATGAGGCGGAAAATCTTTATCATGATTTAAAAGAAGCGTATGAACGATTCTTTACTGAACGTGAAAAAGAGATGAATAAAGCGAAAAAAGAAGCAAATGAAGTCATCAGTAAAGCGCAAGAAGAATCGGAAAAAATGATTAAAGAGATTCGTCAAATGCAACTAAGAACAGGGAATAATCAATCCGTTAAAGAACATGAATTGATTGAAGTTAAATCAGGATTAGAAAATCTAAAACATGATGAAACGCACTTGAAGAAAAATAAAGTCTTGAAAAAAGCGAAAGAGAAAAAAACATTTAAAGTTGGTGATGATGTTTTAGTTGAAGCATTTGGTCAAAGAGGAACATTGATTGAGAAAGTTGGCAATAAAGAGTGGCAAGTTCAATTAGGTATTCTGAAGATGACTGTCTCAGAAGATGGCATGACACGAATTGCACCAGAGAAAGAATCTCGCATGCGTGTATCAACGGTGAAAAGTGATGGTGGCGGTAGTCGTCAATCAGTTTCAACTCAACTGGATTTACGTGGTAAACGTTATGAAGATGCCTTAGCAGAAGTTGATCAATACATTGATGCAGCCTTACTTGCAGGTTATCCTCAAGTAACAATTGTTCACGGACGTGGAACAGGTGCTTTAAAACAAGGGGTACAAGAGTACTTGAAAAATAATCGTCGAGTAAAAAAATATAATTTTGCTCCTAGCAATCAAGGTGGAGACGGCGCGACAATTGTAACTTTCTAA
- the rnhC gene encoding ribonuclease HIII yields the protein MQQTITLLASDKLISELTTAYESYFQKTPPYALFQAKIPGVVITAYQSKKVVFQGVNAEKEAAMWEKRGANTTQKKQSSSSSNSLPKDFASWNVVGSDEVGNGSYLGPVVVCAAYVDDTHMPLLKELGVKDSKMLTDHDIKRIAKEIIHVIPYRKLVLTPKKYNEIQPEYNVNRMKVALHNQAIYLLMQDISPITPKGILIDQFTPESNYRKYLSKEQNRVTKPLYFTTKGEQYHLSVAAASIICRAEFLTSLEKASQELGFTMPSGAGQKSDIAAANIIKKGGMPLLEQYAKVHFANTQKAYHLINR from the coding sequence ATGCAACAAACTATAACATTATTAGCCTCTGACAAGCTAATCAGTGAACTAACAACAGCTTATGAATCATATTTCCAAAAAACACCCCCATACGCATTATTTCAAGCCAAAATTCCTGGAGTAGTTATCACAGCTTATCAATCAAAAAAAGTTGTCTTTCAAGGAGTCAACGCTGAAAAAGAAGCCGCTATGTGGGAAAAGCGTGGAGCTAATACGACGCAAAAAAAACAATCTTCTAGTTCTTCAAACTCGTTGCCAAAAGATTTTGCTTCATGGAACGTTGTGGGGAGTGACGAGGTTGGAAATGGTAGCTATCTTGGACCAGTTGTTGTCTGTGCTGCTTATGTTGATGACACACATATGCCACTATTAAAAGAGTTAGGCGTAAAAGACTCAAAAATGTTAACGGATCATGACATTAAACGGATTGCCAAAGAAATCATCCATGTCATACCTTACCGAAAACTAGTATTAACACCAAAAAAATATAATGAAATCCAACCAGAATACAATGTCAATCGAATGAAAGTTGCCTTACATAATCAAGCCATCTATCTTTTAATGCAAGATATCAGCCCAATTACCCCTAAAGGTATACTAATTGATCAATTCACTCCTGAATCAAACTATCGCAAATACTTATCAAAAGAGCAAAATCGGGTGACTAAACCTCTTTACTTTACAACGAAAGGTGAGCAATATCATTTGTCTGTTGCTGCAGCTTCTATTATCTGCCGAGCAGAATTTTTAACTAGTTTAGAAAAAGCAAGTCAAGAACTTGGATTTACTATGCCTTCAGGTGCTGGACAAAAATCAGATATAGCTGCTGCTAACATCATCAAAAAAGGTGGCATGCCCCTTTTAGAACAATATGCAAAAGTTCATTTTGCCAATACGCAAAAAGCCTACCATTTAATTAATCGTTAA
- the trxA gene encoding thioredoxin: MVENITDANFAAETDEGLVLVDFWAPWCGPCRMQGPILDGIATEYQDKVKIVKVNVDENPQTSQAHGIMSIPTLLLKKDGQVVEQMVGVQQKPQLEQVFNKYL; this comes from the coding sequence ATGGTAGAAAATATTACAGATGCAAACTTTGCAGCAGAAACAGATGAAGGATTAGTATTGGTAGACTTTTGGGCACCTTGGTGTGGACCATGTCGTATGCAAGGACCTATTTTAGATGGTATCGCAACAGAATACCAAGACAAAGTAAAAATTGTTAAAGTAAATGTGGATGAAAACCCTCAAACAAGTCAAGCACACGGAATTATGAGTATTCCAACATTACTACTTAAAAAAGATGGTCAAGTTGTTGAACAAATGGTTGGTGTCCAACAAAAACCACAATTAGAACAAGTATTTAATAAATATCTTTAA
- a CDS encoding NAD(P)/FAD-dependent oxidoreductase, producing MSRPRVVILGAGYAGLKTAKELSKKNVEADIVLVNKNDYHYESTQLHEVAAGTEPASKITFNIVDVIDTKKVEFIKDTVIKVEKDDKKVLLENNGELSYDYLVMALGFESETFGIPGVDEFSLPLVNIKTAEAAQAHLDKMLSNYQQSKNELDLSIVVCGAGFTSIEYLGEITNRIPKLAKTMNFPMDKVKITCIEAMPTLLPMFSEKLGQFGIDVLKKRGVTFKVGTPIKEIKENTVVYEENGELKEVHAHTIIWTTGVKGSHVVGESGFAERRGRVMVEKDLRVEGYPDIFMIGDVSAVMDEESGRPFPTTAQIAIKQGEAAANNLARLLNNQPTEAFTFKSLGTVASIGNNVGMGQILGGKEVKGYMGSIVKKSIINKSLLDVGTAGTLLKKGRFDYYH from the coding sequence ATGAGCAGACCAAGAGTCGTTATTTTGGGGGCAGGCTATGCAGGCCTAAAGACAGCTAAAGAATTAAGCAAGAAAAATGTTGAGGCGGATATCGTTTTAGTGAATAAAAATGATTATCATTATGAATCAACGCAATTACACGAAGTAGCTGCTGGAACAGAACCAGCAAGTAAAATAACATTTAATATTGTGGATGTTATTGATACAAAAAAAGTTGAATTTATAAAAGATACTGTTATTAAGGTTGAAAAAGATGATAAAAAAGTATTGTTAGAAAACAATGGTGAGCTATCATATGACTATTTAGTAATGGCATTAGGTTTTGAATCAGAAACATTTGGCATTCCAGGTGTAGATGAATTTTCTTTGCCATTAGTAAATATTAAAACAGCAGAAGCAGCACAAGCACACCTAGATAAAATGTTATCTAATTATCAACAATCTAAAAATGAATTAGATTTATCAATAGTAGTATGTGGTGCTGGTTTTACAAGTATTGAATATTTAGGTGAGATTACAAACCGTATTCCAAAATTGGCGAAAACAATGAATTTCCCAATGGATAAAGTGAAAATTACTTGTATTGAAGCAATGCCAACCTTATTGCCAATGTTTTCAGAAAAACTTGGTCAATTTGGTATTGACGTATTAAAAAAACGTGGTGTGACATTTAAAGTTGGCACACCAATTAAAGAAATTAAAGAAAATACAGTTGTTTATGAAGAAAATGGTGAACTAAAAGAAGTTCATGCACATACAATTATTTGGACAACAGGGGTTAAAGGAAGCCATGTTGTTGGAGAATCTGGATTTGCAGAACGTCGTGGACGTGTGATGGTGGAAAAAGATTTACGCGTTGAAGGTTACCCTGATATCTTTATGATTGGTGATGTGAGTGCCGTAATGGATGAAGAATCTGGTCGACCATTTCCAACGACAGCTCAAATCGCAATTAAACAAGGTGAAGCAGCTGCAAACAACTTAGCTCGCTTATTGAACAACCAACCTACTGAAGCCTTTACTTTTAAATCTTTAGGAACGGTAGCTTCAATTGGTAATAATGTTGGGATGGGCCAAATCCTTGGTGGAAAAGAAGTTAAAGGATATATGGGATCAATTGTTAAGAAAAGTATTATCAATAAATCTCTTCTTGATGTTGGGACTGCAGGAACACTTCTTAAAAAAGGCCGTTTTGATTATTATCATTAA
- a CDS encoding CinA family nicotinamide mononucleotide deamidase-related protein produces the protein MKTELIVVGTELLLGQIINTNGAFLSKELADLGYEVYFETTVGDNKKRLIDTLNLASKRSELIILCGGLGPTTDDLTKEAVSEFINEPLEYDKESLEKIYHLFSSTDKVMPENNKKQALTFKKGITLKNPTGLACGAFIEVNGVNYLLLPGPPSELTAMFEQEAKPLLRKLSPHHKELVSRYLRFIDIGESQLVTDLSDIIDAQTNPTVAPYAKSNEVMLRLTAQSSNLDTAKELLDEMEEKILDIEKRYFYGYGEELTIQEVVINQLKKQGKTLSVIDLLTDGRFFTVGTEVAGGEQVVKAGFNVNSKSMLSSIFNQTIEVSDDNTLGKELAKSGLEMFQTDYVMVLLGDVSHGNDELPEGIIWFFLANKEDIICKKRIFKRHLSYMKDGAIKHGYNFIRLNS, from the coding sequence ATGAAAACAGAACTGATTGTAGTAGGAACTGAATTACTGTTGGGGCAAATTATTAATACAAATGGCGCTTTTTTGTCGAAAGAGTTAGCTGATTTAGGTTATGAAGTTTATTTTGAAACAACAGTTGGAGATAATAAAAAACGTTTAATAGATACCTTGAATTTAGCTTCAAAAAGAAGTGAGTTAATTATTTTGTGTGGAGGGTTGGGGCCAACAACAGATGATTTAACAAAAGAAGCAGTGAGTGAATTTATTAATGAACCGTTAGAATATGATAAAGAATCTCTAGAAAAGATTTACCATTTGTTTTCATCGACAGATAAAGTCATGCCAGAAAATAATAAAAAACAAGCACTTACCTTTAAGAAAGGCATAACATTAAAAAATCCAACAGGTTTGGCATGTGGTGCTTTTATTGAAGTGAATGGTGTTAATTATCTACTTTTACCAGGGCCACCAAGTGAATTAACGGCTATGTTTGAACAAGAAGCTAAACCTCTACTCAGAAAACTATCTCCACACCATAAGGAATTGGTATCGCGTTATTTACGATTTATTGATATTGGCGAGTCGCAGTTAGTAACAGATTTATCAGACATTATCGATGCGCAAACTAATCCAACAGTAGCACCTTATGCTAAGTCAAATGAAGTGATGTTAAGACTTACGGCACAGAGCTCAAATTTAGATACGGCTAAAGAGTTATTAGATGAAATGGAAGAAAAAATATTAGATATTGAAAAGCGTTATTTTTATGGTTATGGAGAAGAATTAACCATTCAAGAAGTTGTTATTAACCAATTAAAGAAACAAGGAAAAACATTATCAGTGATTGATCTATTAACGGATGGTCGTTTTTTTACTGTAGGGACTGAGGTAGCTGGTGGGGAACAAGTTGTAAAAGCAGGATTCAACGTCAATAGTAAGAGCATGTTATCTTCTATATTTAATCAAACAATTGAGGTAAGTGACGATAACACGCTCGGGAAAGAGTTAGCAAAATCAGGATTAGAGATGTTTCAAACAGATTATGTAATGGTGTTATTAGGAGATGTGAGTCATGGAAATGATGAATTACCTGAAGGGATTATTTGGTTTTTCTTGGCTAATAAAGAAGATATTATCTGTAAAAAAAGAATATTTAAACGTCACTTATCTTATATGAAAGACGGTGCTATAAAGCATGGATACAATTTTATACGATTAAATAGTTAA
- the zapA gene encoding cell division protein ZapA codes for MAFEENKRYKATIAGNTYTIIGKESHHHMDIVNQLANEQLETIMKHAPKLSTEQAAILLAINTLSVQIKQQETILNLKKDISELEDELEKMKKLEERLDKIESREKETRKKVIQENRELTDEEMLNQIEIQKIVNEQAKEKIKRNNHQKKKQQSNK; via the coding sequence ATGGCTTTTGAAGAGAACAAACGATATAAAGCAACCATTGCTGGTAATACATATACAATCATAGGAAAAGAAAGTCATCATCATATGGATATTGTTAATCAGTTGGCAAACGAGCAGCTTGAAACAATTATGAAACATGCTCCTAAGCTATCAACAGAACAGGCTGCTATCTTATTAGCGATTAATACACTATCTGTTCAAATAAAACAGCAGGAAACAATTTTAAACTTAAAAAAAGATATTAGTGAATTAGAAGATGAACTAGAAAAAATGAAGAAGTTAGAAGAACGTCTTGATAAAATCGAGTCAAGAGAAAAAGAAACACGAAAAAAAGTGATACAAGAAAATCGAGAGTTAACAGATGAAGAGATGTTGAATCAGATTGAGATTCAAAAAATTGTGAATGAACAAGCAAAAGAAAAAATTAAACGCAACAATCATCAGAAGAAAAAACAACAATCAAACAAATAA